One genomic window of Paramormyrops kingsleyae isolate MSU_618 chromosome 20, PKINGS_0.4, whole genome shotgun sequence includes the following:
- the LOC111836354 gene encoding uncharacterized protein isoform X4, giving the protein MKTNHQAMLDMGLNPITPVFMRRNRTRRVAESPGIDKRSDSEKWILHLLRRSPGIKQTPSCSETSYHTNQKPSQQGVEEGNKEEGEFLVSEVEGTVNESPQKMKAAAVQDVTEQELTGSLSLHTDGRSKECVKPPNPARRVDESSKPFACSQDPFSYTADIDLHRHIKISHPKEYVRQLRTGSVYTTQDSPTSAGPCAAQPSTDTIRTLEEASTDTLTAQQGSQGEMTFNINRDCKIHRQPHTEKSSHQCSRCGKSFRHLGNLKTHQRIHTGERPYQCSQCGKSFKRLGNLKTHQWIHTGKRPYQCSQCGKSYSRIGTLKRHQQIHTGGRPYQCSQCGKSFSQLKHLESHQRIHTGERPYQCSQCGKSFSRLGHLERHERIHTGERPYQCSQCGKSFSQSGTLKKHQRIHTEERPYQCSQCGKSFRHLGPLKVHQQIHTGERPYQCSQCRKSFSQLGNLKTHQRIHTGERPYQCSQCGKSFTALQTLKNHQRIHTGERPYQCSQCGKSFSQLRNLKTHQRIHTGERPYQCSQCGKSFTALQTLKNHQRIHTGKRPYQCSQCGKSFKRLESLKTHQRIHTGERPYQCSQCGKSFSQLGHVESHQRIHTGERPYQCSKCGKSYSRIGTLKRHQQIHTGGRPYQCSQCGKSYSRIGTLKRHQQIHTGGRPYQCSQCGKSFSQFGHLESHQQIHTGERPSQCGKSFSRLGHLERHERIHTGERPYQCSQCGKSFSQSGTLKKHQRIHTEERPYQCSQCGKSFRHLGPLKVHQQIHTGERPYQCSQCGKSFSQLGNLKTHQRIHTGERPYQCSQCGKSFTALQTLKNHQRIHTGERPYQCSQCGKSFSQLRNLKTHQRIHTGERPYQCSQCGKSFTALQTLKNHQRIHTEERPYQCSQCGKSFRHLGPLKVHQQIHTGERPYQCSQCGKSFTALQTLKNHQRIHTGERPYQCSHCGKSFSELGSLKRHQQTHTGENPYQCSQCGKSFTALQTLKIHQRIHTGERPYQCAK; this is encoded by the exons ATGAAGACGAACCACCAAGCCATGTTGGATATGG GGTTGAATCCCATCACCCCAGTGTTCATGAGAAGAAACCGAACCAGGAGGGTGGCGGAAAGTCCGGGCATTGACAAACGCAGCGATTCAGAGAAGTGGATTCTTCACCTTCTGAGGAGGAGCCCGGGCATCAAG CAGACTCCTTCCTGCAGTGAAACCAGCTACCACACGAACCAGAAACCTTCCCAGCAGGGAGTCGAAGAGGGTAACAAAGAGGAGGGGGAATTCCTGGTATCTGAGGTTGAAGGGACTGTGAACGAGAGCCCCCAAAAG ATGAAGGCCGCAGCGGTTCAGGATGTGACTGAGCAGGAGCTGACTGGTTCTCTTTCGTTACACACTGATGGGAGGAGCAAAGAGTGTGTGAAACCTCCAAACCCAG CAAGGAGAGTGGATGAATCCTCCAAACCTTTTGCTTGCTCTCAGGATCCATTCTCCTACACTGCAGACATTGACCTGCACAGACATATCAAAATATCTCACCCCAAGGAGTATGTCAGACAGCTGAGGACTGGATCTGTCTACACAACCCAGGATTCACCAACTTCTGCTGGTCCCTGTGCCGCTCAGCCCAGTACAGACACAATCAGGACTCTGGAAgaagccagtacagacacactgacagcacAACAGGGTTCCCAGGGTGAGATGACTTTCAATATAAACAGAGACTGTAAAATACACAGGCAGCCTCACACAGAGAAGTCGTCCCACCAGTGCTCCcggtgtgggaagagcttcagacatttaggaaacctaaagacacaccagcggattcacacaggagagaggccctaccagtgctcccagtgtggaaagAGCTTCAAACGTTTAGGAAACCTAAAGACACACCAGTGGATTCACACAGGGAaaaggccctaccagtgctcccagtgtgggaagagctacAGTCGAATAGGAACCCTAAAGAGACaccagcagattcacacaggggggaggccctaccagtgctcccagtgtgggaagagcttcagtcaatTAAAACACCTAGAGAgtcaccagcggattcacacaggagagaggccctaccagtgctcccagtgtgggaagagcttcagtcgatTAGGTCACCTAGAGAGACAcgagcggattcacacaggagagaggccctaccagtgctcccaatgtgggaagagctttagtcagtcaggaaccctaaagaagcaccagcggattcacacagaagagaggccctaccagtgctcccagtgtgggaagagcttcagacaTTTAGGACCCTTAAAGGTCCaccagcagattcacacaggagagaggccctaccagtgctcccagtgtaggaagagctttagtcagttaggaaacctaaagacacaccagcggattcacacaggagagaggccctaccagtgctcccagtgtgggaagagctttactGCGTTACAAACCCTAAAGaatcaccagcggattcacacaggagagaggccctaccagtgctcccagtgtggaaagAGCTTTAGTCAGTTAAGAAACCTAAAgacacaccagcggattcacacaggagagaggccctaccagtgctcccagtgtgggaagagctttactGCGTTACAAACCCTAAAGaatcaccagcggattcacacaggaaagaggccctaccagtgctcccagtgtggaaagAGCTTCAAACGTTTAGAAAGCCTAAAgacacaccagcggattcacacaggagagaggccctaccagtgctcccagtgtgggaagagcttcagtcaatTAGGACACGTAGAGAgtcaccagcggattcacacaggagagaggccctaccagtgctccaaGTGTGGGAAGAGCTACAGTCGAATAGGAACCCTAAAGAGACaccagcagattcacacaggagggaggccctaccagtgctcccagtgtgggaagagctacAGTCGAATAGGAACCCTAAAGAGACaccagcagattcacacaggagggaggccctaccagtgctcccagtgtgggaagagcttcagtcaatTTGGACACCTAGAGAGTCaccagcagattcacacaggagagaggccctcccagtgtgggaagagcttcagtcgatTAGGTCACCTAGAGAGACAcgagcggattcacacaggagagaggccctaccagtgctcccaatgtgggaagagctttagtcagtcaggaaccctaaagaagcaccagcggattcacacagaagagaggccctaccagtgctcccagtgtgggaagagcttcagacaTTTAGGACCCTTAAAGGTCCaccagcagattcacacaggagagaggccctaccagtgctcccagtgtgggaagagctttagtcagttaggaaacctaaagacacaccagcggattcacacaggagagaggccctaccagtgctcccagtgtgggaagagctttactGCGTTACAAACCCTAAAGaatcaccagcggattcacacaggagagaggccctaccagtgctcccagtgtggaaagAGCTTTAGTCAGTTAAGAAACCTAAAgacacaccagcggattcacacaggagagaggccctaccagtgctcccagtgtgggaagagctttactGCGTTACAAACCCTAAAGaatcaccagcggattcacacagaagagaggccctaccagtgctcccagtgtggaaagAGCTTCAGACATTTAGGACCCTTAAAGGTCCaccagcagattcacacaggagagaggccctaccagtgctcccaatgtgggaagagctttactGCGTTACAAACCCTAAAGaatcaccagcggattcacacaggagagaggccctaccagtgctcccactgtgggaagagctttagtgagttaggaagcctaaagagacaccagcagactcacacaggagagaacccctaccagtgctcccagtgtgggaagagctttactGCGTTACAAACCCTAAAGatccaccagcggattcacacaggagagaggccctaccagtgtgCCAAGTGA
- the LOC111836354 gene encoding uncharacterized protein isoform X2 translates to MSLSDEEDYSDIRAYFSEAEWVRLQRCEKVHYRNMKTNHQAMLDMGLNPITPVFMRRNRTRRVAESPGIDKRSDSEKWILHLLRRSPGIKQTPSCSETSYHTNQKPSQQGVEEGNKEEGEFLVSEVEGTVNESPQKMKAAAVQDVTEQELTGSLSLHTDGRSKECVKPPNPARRVDESSKPFACSQDPFSYTADIDLHRHIKISHPKEYVRQLRTGSVYTTQDSPTSAGPCAAQPSTDTIRTLEEASTDTLTAQQGSQGEMTFNINRDCKIHRQPHTEKSSHQCSRCGKSFRHLGNLKTHQRIHTGERPYQCSQCGKSFKRLGNLKTHQWIHTGKRPYQCSQCGKSYSRIGTLKRHQQIHTGGRPYQCSQCGKSFSQLKHLESHQRIHTGERPYQCSQCGKSFSRLGHLERHERIHTGERPYQCSQCGKSFSQSGTLKKHQRIHTEERPYQCSQCGKSFRHLGPLKVHQQIHTGERPYQCSQCRKSFSQLGNLKTHQRIHTGERPYQCSQCGKSFTALQTLKNHQRIHTGERPYQCSQCGKSFSQLRNLKTHQRIHTGERPYQCSQCGKSFTALQTLKNHQRIHTGKRPYQCSQCGKSFKRLESLKTHQRIHTGERPYQCSQCGKSFSQLGHVESHQRIHTGERPYQCSKCGKSYSRIGTLKRHQQIHTGGRPYQCSQCGKSYSRIGTLKRHQQIHTGGRPYQCSQCGKSFSQFGHLESHQQIHTGERPSQCGKSFSRLGHLERHERIHTGERPYQCSQCGKSFSQSGTLKKHQRIHTEERPYQCSQCGKSFRHLGPLKVHQQIHTGERPYQCSQCGKSFSQLGNLKTHQRIHTGERPYQCSQCGKSFTALQTLKNHQRIHTGERPYQCSQCGKSFSQLRNLKTHQRIHTGERPYQCSQCGKSFTALQTLKNHQRIHTEERPYQCSQCGKSFRHLGPLKVHQQIHTGERPYQCSQCGKSFTALQTLKNHQRIHTGERPYQCSHCGKSFSELGSLKRHQQTHTGENPYQCSQCGKSFTALQTLKIHQRIHTGERPYQCAK, encoded by the exons GAGGATTACTCAGATATCCGGGCCTATTTCTCAGAGGCTGAATGGGTTCGGCTGCAGAGATGCGAGAAGGTGCACTACAGGAACATGAAGACGAACCACCAAGCCATGTTGGATATGG GGTTGAATCCCATCACCCCAGTGTTCATGAGAAGAAACCGAACCAGGAGGGTGGCGGAAAGTCCGGGCATTGACAAACGCAGCGATTCAGAGAAGTGGATTCTTCACCTTCTGAGGAGGAGCCCGGGCATCAAG CAGACTCCTTCCTGCAGTGAAACCAGCTACCACACGAACCAGAAACCTTCCCAGCAGGGAGTCGAAGAGGGTAACAAAGAGGAGGGGGAATTCCTGGTATCTGAGGTTGAAGGGACTGTGAACGAGAGCCCCCAAAAG ATGAAGGCCGCAGCGGTTCAGGATGTGACTGAGCAGGAGCTGACTGGTTCTCTTTCGTTACACACTGATGGGAGGAGCAAAGAGTGTGTGAAACCTCCAAACCCAG CAAGGAGAGTGGATGAATCCTCCAAACCTTTTGCTTGCTCTCAGGATCCATTCTCCTACACTGCAGACATTGACCTGCACAGACATATCAAAATATCTCACCCCAAGGAGTATGTCAGACAGCTGAGGACTGGATCTGTCTACACAACCCAGGATTCACCAACTTCTGCTGGTCCCTGTGCCGCTCAGCCCAGTACAGACACAATCAGGACTCTGGAAgaagccagtacagacacactgacagcacAACAGGGTTCCCAGGGTGAGATGACTTTCAATATAAACAGAGACTGTAAAATACACAGGCAGCCTCACACAGAGAAGTCGTCCCACCAGTGCTCCcggtgtgggaagagcttcagacatttaggaaacctaaagacacaccagcggattcacacaggagagaggccctaccagtgctcccagtgtggaaagAGCTTCAAACGTTTAGGAAACCTAAAGACACACCAGTGGATTCACACAGGGAaaaggccctaccagtgctcccagtgtgggaagagctacAGTCGAATAGGAACCCTAAAGAGACaccagcagattcacacaggggggaggccctaccagtgctcccagtgtgggaagagcttcagtcaatTAAAACACCTAGAGAgtcaccagcggattcacacaggagagaggccctaccagtgctcccagtgtgggaagagcttcagtcgatTAGGTCACCTAGAGAGACAcgagcggattcacacaggagagaggccctaccagtgctcccaatgtgggaagagctttagtcagtcaggaaccctaaagaagcaccagcggattcacacagaagagaggccctaccagtgctcccagtgtgggaagagcttcagacaTTTAGGACCCTTAAAGGTCCaccagcagattcacacaggagagaggccctaccagtgctcccagtgtaggaagagctttagtcagttaggaaacctaaagacacaccagcggattcacacaggagagaggccctaccagtgctcccagtgtgggaagagctttactGCGTTACAAACCCTAAAGaatcaccagcggattcacacaggagagaggccctaccagtgctcccagtgtggaaagAGCTTTAGTCAGTTAAGAAACCTAAAgacacaccagcggattcacacaggagagaggccctaccagtgctcccagtgtgggaagagctttactGCGTTACAAACCCTAAAGaatcaccagcggattcacacaggaaagaggccctaccagtgctcccagtgtggaaagAGCTTCAAACGTTTAGAAAGCCTAAAgacacaccagcggattcacacaggagagaggccctaccagtgctcccagtgtgggaagagcttcagtcaatTAGGACACGTAGAGAgtcaccagcggattcacacaggagagaggccctaccagtgctccaaGTGTGGGAAGAGCTACAGTCGAATAGGAACCCTAAAGAGACaccagcagattcacacaggagggaggccctaccagtgctcccagtgtgggaagagctacAGTCGAATAGGAACCCTAAAGAGACaccagcagattcacacaggagggaggccctaccagtgctcccagtgtgggaagagcttcagtcaatTTGGACACCTAGAGAGTCaccagcagattcacacaggagagaggccctcccagtgtgggaagagcttcagtcgatTAGGTCACCTAGAGAGACAcgagcggattcacacaggagagaggccctaccagtgctcccaatgtgggaagagctttagtcagtcaggaaccctaaagaagcaccagcggattcacacagaagagaggccctaccagtgctcccagtgtgggaagagcttcagacaTTTAGGACCCTTAAAGGTCCaccagcagattcacacaggagagaggccctaccagtgctcccagtgtgggaagagctttagtcagttaggaaacctaaagacacaccagcggattcacacaggagagaggccctaccagtgctcccagtgtgggaagagctttactGCGTTACAAACCCTAAAGaatcaccagcggattcacacaggagagaggccctaccagtgctcccagtgtggaaagAGCTTTAGTCAGTTAAGAAACCTAAAgacacaccagcggattcacacaggagagaggccctaccagtgctcccagtgtgggaagagctttactGCGTTACAAACCCTAAAGaatcaccagcggattcacacagaagagaggccctaccagtgctcccagtgtggaaagAGCTTCAGACATTTAGGACCCTTAAAGGTCCaccagcagattcacacaggagagaggccctaccagtgctcccaatgtgggaagagctttactGCGTTACAAACCCTAAAGaatcaccagcggattcacacaggagagaggccctaccagtgctcccactgtgggaagagctttagtgagttaggaagcctaaagagacaccagcagactcacacaggagagaacccctaccagtgctcccagtgtgggaagagctttactGCGTTACAAACCCTAAAGatccaccagcggattcacacaggagagaggccctaccagtgtgCCAAGTGA
- the LOC111836354 gene encoding uncharacterized protein isoform X3, with amino-acid sequence MSLSDEEDYSDIRAYFSEAEWVRLQRCEKVHYRNMKTNHQAMLDMGLNPITPVFMRRNRTRRVAESPGIDKRSDSEKWILHLLRRSPGIKTPSCSETSYHTNQKPSQQGVEEGNKEEGEFLVSEVEGTVNESPQKMKAAAVQDVTEQELTGSLSLHTDGRSKECVKPPNPARRVDESSKPFACSQDPFSYTADIDLHRHIKISHPKEYVRQLRTGSVYTTQDSPTSAGPCAAQPSTDTIRTLEEASTDTLTAQQGSQGEMTFNINRDCKIHRQPHTEKSSHQCSRCGKSFRHLGNLKTHQRIHTGERPYQCSQCGKSFKRLGNLKTHQWIHTGKRPYQCSQCGKSYSRIGTLKRHQQIHTGGRPYQCSQCGKSFSQLKHLESHQRIHTGERPYQCSQCGKSFSRLGHLERHERIHTGERPYQCSQCGKSFSQSGTLKKHQRIHTEERPYQCSQCGKSFRHLGPLKVHQQIHTGERPYQCSQCRKSFSQLGNLKTHQRIHTGERPYQCSQCGKSFTALQTLKNHQRIHTGERPYQCSQCGKSFSQLRNLKTHQRIHTGERPYQCSQCGKSFTALQTLKNHQRIHTGKRPYQCSQCGKSFKRLESLKTHQRIHTGERPYQCSQCGKSFSQLGHVESHQRIHTGERPYQCSKCGKSYSRIGTLKRHQQIHTGGRPYQCSQCGKSYSRIGTLKRHQQIHTGGRPYQCSQCGKSFSQFGHLESHQQIHTGERPSQCGKSFSRLGHLERHERIHTGERPYQCSQCGKSFSQSGTLKKHQRIHTEERPYQCSQCGKSFRHLGPLKVHQQIHTGERPYQCSQCGKSFSQLGNLKTHQRIHTGERPYQCSQCGKSFTALQTLKNHQRIHTGERPYQCSQCGKSFSQLRNLKTHQRIHTGERPYQCSQCGKSFTALQTLKNHQRIHTEERPYQCSQCGKSFRHLGPLKVHQQIHTGERPYQCSQCGKSFTALQTLKNHQRIHTGERPYQCSHCGKSFSELGSLKRHQQTHTGENPYQCSQCGKSFTALQTLKIHQRIHTGERPYQCAK; translated from the exons GAGGATTACTCAGATATCCGGGCCTATTTCTCAGAGGCTGAATGGGTTCGGCTGCAGAGATGCGAGAAGGTGCACTACAGGAACATGAAGACGAACCACCAAGCCATGTTGGATATGG GGTTGAATCCCATCACCCCAGTGTTCATGAGAAGAAACCGAACCAGGAGGGTGGCGGAAAGTCCGGGCATTGACAAACGCAGCGATTCAGAGAAGTGGATTCTTCACCTTCTGAGGAGGAGCCCGGGCATCAAG ACTCCTTCCTGCAGTGAAACCAGCTACCACACGAACCAGAAACCTTCCCAGCAGGGAGTCGAAGAGGGTAACAAAGAGGAGGGGGAATTCCTGGTATCTGAGGTTGAAGGGACTGTGAACGAGAGCCCCCAAAAG ATGAAGGCCGCAGCGGTTCAGGATGTGACTGAGCAGGAGCTGACTGGTTCTCTTTCGTTACACACTGATGGGAGGAGCAAAGAGTGTGTGAAACCTCCAAACCCAG CAAGGAGAGTGGATGAATCCTCCAAACCTTTTGCTTGCTCTCAGGATCCATTCTCCTACACTGCAGACATTGACCTGCACAGACATATCAAAATATCTCACCCCAAGGAGTATGTCAGACAGCTGAGGACTGGATCTGTCTACACAACCCAGGATTCACCAACTTCTGCTGGTCCCTGTGCCGCTCAGCCCAGTACAGACACAATCAGGACTCTGGAAgaagccagtacagacacactgacagcacAACAGGGTTCCCAGGGTGAGATGACTTTCAATATAAACAGAGACTGTAAAATACACAGGCAGCCTCACACAGAGAAGTCGTCCCACCAGTGCTCCcggtgtgggaagagcttcagacatttaggaaacctaaagacacaccagcggattcacacaggagagaggccctaccagtgctcccagtgtggaaagAGCTTCAAACGTTTAGGAAACCTAAAGACACACCAGTGGATTCACACAGGGAaaaggccctaccagtgctcccagtgtgggaagagctacAGTCGAATAGGAACCCTAAAGAGACaccagcagattcacacaggggggaggccctaccagtgctcccagtgtgggaagagcttcagtcaatTAAAACACCTAGAGAgtcaccagcggattcacacaggagagaggccctaccagtgctcccagtgtgggaagagcttcagtcgatTAGGTCACCTAGAGAGACAcgagcggattcacacaggagagaggccctaccagtgctcccaatgtgggaagagctttagtcagtcaggaaccctaaagaagcaccagcggattcacacagaagagaggccctaccagtgctcccagtgtgggaagagcttcagacaTTTAGGACCCTTAAAGGTCCaccagcagattcacacaggagagaggccctaccagtgctcccagtgtaggaagagctttagtcagttaggaaacctaaagacacaccagcggattcacacaggagagaggccctaccagtgctcccagtgtgggaagagctttactGCGTTACAAACCCTAAAGaatcaccagcggattcacacaggagagaggccctaccagtgctcccagtgtggaaagAGCTTTAGTCAGTTAAGAAACCTAAAgacacaccagcggattcacacaggagagaggccctaccagtgctcccagtgtgggaagagctttactGCGTTACAAACCCTAAAGaatcaccagcggattcacacaggaaagaggccctaccagtgctcccagtgtggaaagAGCTTCAAACGTTTAGAAAGCCTAAAgacacaccagcggattcacacaggagagaggccctaccagtgctcccagtgtgggaagagcttcagtcaatTAGGACACGTAGAGAgtcaccagcggattcacacaggagagaggccctaccagtgctccaaGTGTGGGAAGAGCTACAGTCGAATAGGAACCCTAAAGAGACaccagcagattcacacaggagggaggccctaccagtgctcccagtgtgggaagagctacAGTCGAATAGGAACCCTAAAGAGACaccagcagattcacacaggagggaggccctaccagtgctcccagtgtgggaagagcttcagtcaatTTGGACACCTAGAGAGTCaccagcagattcacacaggagagaggccctcccagtgtgggaagagcttcagtcgatTAGGTCACCTAGAGAGACAcgagcggattcacacaggagagaggccctaccagtgctcccaatgtgggaagagctttagtcagtcaggaaccctaaagaagcaccagcggattcacacagaagagaggccctaccagtgctcccagtgtgggaagagcttcagacaTTTAGGACCCTTAAAGGTCCaccagcagattcacacaggagagaggccctaccagtgctcccagtgtgggaagagctttagtcagttaggaaacctaaagacacaccagcggattcacacaggagagaggccctaccagtgctcccagtgtgggaagagctttactGCGTTACAAACCCTAAAGaatcaccagcggattcacacaggagagaggccctaccagtgctcccagtgtggaaagAGCTTTAGTCAGTTAAGAAACCTAAAgacacaccagcggattcacacaggagagaggccctaccagtgctcccagtgtgggaagagctttactGCGTTACAAACCCTAAAGaatcaccagcggattcacacagaagagaggccctaccagtgctcccagtgtggaaagAGCTTCAGACATTTAGGACCCTTAAAGGTCCaccagcagattcacacaggagagaggccctaccagtgctcccaatgtgggaagagctttactGCGTTACAAACCCTAAAGaatcaccagcggattcacacaggagagaggccctaccagtgctcccactgtgggaagagctttagtgagttaggaagcctaaagagacaccagcagactcacacaggagagaacccctaccagtgctcccagtgtgggaagagctttactGCGTTACAAACCCTAAAGatccaccagcggattcacacaggagagaggccctaccagtgtgCCAAGTGA